In Leptodesmis sichuanensis A121, the following are encoded in one genomic region:
- a CDS encoding Uma2 family endonuclease has protein sequence MTTLTPANQPTEPFYPSGNGKPVAETFDHLYALLITLEVLRQYLAGQRATVLGNQFLYYAQGFPRARTAPDVMVIFNVEPGGRDNYKIWEEGEAPSVIFEITSASTRKQDENFKKDLYAQLGVQEYWQFDPRGEWIPEKLRGYRLRDFTNWEGELESVYEPITDGQSQPLQLRLTVEGKLIGFYRLDTGEKLLIPSELATALQQETQNRQQAEAIAAAEQQRAEQLAAQLARYREQFGELPEAD, from the coding sequence ATGACAACCCTTACTCCCGCCAATCAACCAACTGAACCATTTTATCCCAGTGGAAATGGTAAGCCTGTGGCAGAAACCTTCGATCATCTGTATGCTCTGCTGATCACGCTGGAAGTTCTGCGACAATACCTGGCTGGACAACGAGCTACTGTCCTGGGTAATCAGTTCCTTTACTATGCTCAAGGCTTTCCTCGCGCCCGAACGGCTCCTGATGTGATGGTGATTTTTAATGTGGAGCCAGGAGGACGGGATAACTACAAAATTTGGGAAGAAGGAGAGGCTCCCAGCGTCATTTTTGAAATCACGTCTGCCAGCACTCGCAAACAGGATGAGAACTTTAAGAAGGATCTGTATGCCCAGTTAGGAGTGCAGGAATACTGGCAGTTTGACCCCAGAGGAGAATGGATTCCTGAAAAACTGCGGGGTTATCGGTTACGTGACTTCACCAATTGGGAAGGAGAACTGGAATCGGTCTACGAACCCATTACTGATGGTCAAAGCCAGCCGCTCCAACTGAGACTGACGGTAGAAGGCAAACTGATTGGGTTTTATCGGTTAGATACGGGAGAAAAATTGCTGATCCCGTCGGAGTTGGCAACCGCCTTACAGCAAGAAACCCAAAACCGCCAGCAGGCAGAAGCGATCGCTGCTGCTGAACAACAACGAGCAGAGCAGTTAGCTGCACAGTTAGCTCGCTACCGGGAGCAGTTTGGAGAATTGCCAGAAGCAGATTGA
- a CDS encoding PDDEXK family nuclease, with protein MVQAKPRFLSFEEYLAYDDGTENLYELFTGELIEVPPESGENASIATFLLIHFAAKLGHLRVRGHGLEIATICSPLVGMLSLAAPQVFAAAHSSPG; from the coding sequence ATGGTGCAGGCGAAACCTAGATTTCTCAGCTTTGAGGAGTATCTGGCCTACGATGATGGCACGGAGAATCTATATGAGTTGTTTACTGGAGAGTTAATTGAGGTGCCGCCAGAGTCAGGAGAAAACGCCAGTATTGCCACATTTTTGTTGATTCATTTTGCTGCGAAATTGGGACATTTGAGAGTCCGGGGACATGGGTTAGAAATCGCGACAATTTGTTCTCCTTTAGTGGGAATGCTCTCCCTGGCAGCCCCCCAAGTCTTTGCTGCGGCTCATTCATCTCCAGGCTGA
- a CDS encoding Dam family site-specific DNA-(adenine-N6)-methyltransferase, whose protein sequence is MAIVVPPIKCQGIKTKLIPAIQALVGTDLTGTWIEPFCGSGVVAFNVLPERAILADTNQHIIRFYQAIQTGCITPAIAAAYLETASEKLAAGGDRYYYEVRDRFNQTQQPLDFLFLNRSCFNGIIRFNRKGHFNVPFCRKPQRFAKPYITKIVNQVRRVQEILDTHAWTFQVADFTTTLAASKQADLVYVDPPYLGRHVDYYNTWTDENEQTLIRLLKQLPCPFILSTWQENQFRANGALQEHWQQPGLQIIPVQHFYHIGASEQLRHSMTEALVTNKAPGA, encoded by the coding sequence ATGGCGATCGTGGTTCCTCCCATCAAGTGTCAGGGGATAAAAACTAAGTTAATTCCAGCAATTCAAGCTCTGGTCGGGACTGACTTAACAGGAACCTGGATTGAGCCATTTTGTGGTTCCGGCGTGGTGGCATTTAACGTATTGCCAGAGAGAGCCATCCTGGCCGATACGAATCAGCACATCATTCGCTTTTATCAGGCAATTCAAACGGGGTGCATTACCCCTGCGATCGCAGCAGCTTACCTGGAAACGGCAAGCGAGAAGTTAGCGGCTGGGGGCGATCGCTATTATTACGAAGTGCGCGATCGCTTCAATCAAACTCAGCAACCGCTAGATTTTTTGTTCCTGAATCGCTCCTGCTTTAACGGCATCATTCGGTTTAATCGCAAAGGCCATTTCAACGTACCGTTCTGCCGCAAGCCGCAACGATTCGCTAAACCCTACATCACCAAAATTGTGAATCAAGTACGACGGGTACAGGAAATTCTGGATACCCATGCCTGGACATTTCAGGTGGCCGACTTCACCACTACCCTGGCCGCTTCAAAGCAAGCGGATCTGGTGTACGTAGACCCGCCTTACCTGGGTCGCCATGTGGATTACTACAATACCTGGACGGACGAGAATGAGCAAACCCTGATTCGGCTGCTGAAACAATTACCCTGCCCGTTTATTCTCTCTACCTGGCAGGAAAACCAATTTCGCGCTAACGGTGCTCTGCAAGAACACTGGCAGCAACCAGGACTGCAAATCATTCCAGTGCAGCACTTTTATCATATTGGAGCCTCTGAGCAGTTGCGGCATTCGATGACTGAAGCCCTGGTGACGAATAAAGCCCCTGGGGCGTGA
- the hisIE gene encoding bifunctional phosphoribosyl-AMP cyclohydrolase/phosphoribosyl-ATP diphosphatase HisIE, whose amino-acid sequence MDGQAIPVESIRYDDRGLVPAIVQDYLDGTVLMMAWMNRESLQKTLETGETWFWSRSRQALWHKGATSGHVQRVKALRYDCDSDCLLVNVEQLGDIACHTGERSCFHQVNSHIEPPLADTLSQVYQVVCDRRDHPNDTSYTCKLLAGGDNKILKKIGEEAAEVVMACKDDDPQAIAGEVADLFYHTLVALAHHNVDLKAVYRKLQERRQ is encoded by the coding sequence ATGGATGGACAGGCAATTCCAGTCGAATCAATTCGGTACGACGATCGCGGATTAGTCCCTGCGATCGTTCAGGATTATCTGGATGGAACCGTGCTGATGATGGCATGGATGAATCGGGAGTCATTACAGAAGACCCTGGAAACGGGAGAAACCTGGTTCTGGAGTCGATCGCGGCAGGCACTCTGGCATAAGGGAGCCACATCCGGTCATGTGCAACGGGTGAAAGCTCTGCGGTACGACTGCGATAGTGATTGTCTGCTGGTCAACGTCGAGCAGTTGGGAGATATTGCCTGCCACACAGGAGAGCGCAGTTGTTTCCATCAGGTGAACAGTCATATTGAACCACCCCTGGCCGATACCCTGTCCCAGGTATATCAGGTGGTATGTGATCGTCGCGATCATCCCAATGACACCTCCTATACCTGCAAGCTGCTGGCCGGGGGGGATAATAAAATCCTGAAAAAAATTGGTGAAGAAGCGGCAGAAGTGGTGATGGCCTGCAAGGATGATGACCCGCAAGCGATCGCCGGGGAAGTGGCCGATCTGTTCTATCACACGCTGGTGGCTCTGGCTCATCACAACGTGGATCTGAAAGCCGTTTACCGCAAGTTACAGGAGCGCCGACAGTAA
- a CDS encoding class I SAM-dependent methyltransferase, which yields MQDNILRKEQEFHDQWAAAIDVDGIRVADYFEACTAPENRFILRHLGDVRGQRLLDLGCGAGENSVYFALKGAHCLASDYSPGMVDVAIKLADKHGVQVQGKVINAMAIDFPDNTFDIVYASNLLHHIPQPEQTIREMYRVLKPGGKACFWDPLKHNPVINVYRRMATEVRTEDETPLDIGIVDFVRSQFSHTAYDTFWIATLWIFLRFYLIEKINPNDERYWKKIIIEHERLKPTYRRLEKIDRLLKKLPGMKRMAWNLAIVATK from the coding sequence GTGCAAGACAACATCCTCCGCAAAGAACAGGAATTTCATGACCAGTGGGCCGCCGCTATTGATGTCGATGGCATTCGAGTAGCGGATTATTTTGAAGCCTGCACGGCTCCGGAAAATCGCTTTATTTTGCGGCACCTGGGAGACGTGCGGGGTCAACGTTTATTGGATCTGGGCTGTGGGGCTGGCGAGAATAGTGTTTACTTCGCCCTGAAAGGTGCTCACTGCCTTGCTTCCGATTATTCTCCTGGCATGGTGGATGTGGCGATAAAATTGGCTGACAAACATGGCGTGCAGGTGCAAGGAAAAGTAATTAATGCGATGGCGATCGACTTTCCAGACAACACCTTTGACATCGTGTATGCCTCCAACCTGCTCCATCACATTCCCCAGCCAGAGCAGACGATTCGAGAAATGTACCGGGTTCTGAAGCCAGGTGGTAAAGCTTGCTTCTGGGATCCCCTGAAACATAATCCAGTAATTAATGTCTATCGCCGCATGGCCACGGAAGTGCGGACCGAAGATGAAACTCCGTTGGATATTGGGATTGTGGATTTCGTGCGATCGCAGTTCTCCCACACTGCCTACGATACTTTCTGGATTGCAACCTTGTGGATTTTCTTGAGGTTTTATCTAATCGAAAAGATCAATCCCAATGATGAACGGTATTGGAAGAAAATCATTATCGAACACGAACGCTTGAAACCAACTTATCGCCGTTTGGAAAAGATTGATCGACTCCTGAAAAAACTCCCTGGCATGAAGCGCATGGCTTGGAATCTAGCGATCGTTGCGACAAAGTAG
- a CDS encoding phycobilisome rod-core linker polypeptide, whose product MSVKASGGSSVARPNLYQTLAVATISQAEQQDRFPGKGELDALSTYFNSGLKRLAIAETLTRNSDIIVSRAANSIFTGGSPMAFLEKPPAEEVVMTKGGTAMTTQEGMKLGTVTFVDTKTGGGGLLGGIRSVFLTPDSGPAPAGFRPINIARYGPSNMAKSLRDLSWFLRYTTYAIVAGDPNILSVNVRGLREIIERACSGEATIVALQKMRSAALTYFRGDADAEEIVSQYFDVLITEFKGATPSDKLRQRPSTDLQGLQLPQIYFNAAERRPKFVMKPGLSASEKNEVVKAAYRQVFERDITRAYSLGISDLESKVKNGEISMKEFIRRLAKSPLYRKNFFEPYINSRALELAFRHILGRGPSSREEVQRYFDIVSKGGLPKLVDALVDSKEYADYFGEETVPYLRGLGQEAQECRNWGPQQDLFKYSAPFRKVPQFLTTFASYDRPLPDQHPYGSGNDNLEIQFGAIFPKETRNPSASPAPFSKDARRILINRGPGINNQLSNPGARGVAPGTLGPKVFKLDQIPSFAGLTRRGIFGESSRASDSRGSSIKFSESSTQAVIKAAYLQVFGRDVYDGQRLKVAEIKLENGEITVREFVRQLAKSPTFRSLYWTPLYVMKAVEYIHRRLLGRPTYGRQETNKYFDICAKKGFYALIDAIIDSQEYAEAFGEDTVPYERYLTPAGVALRSLRTGSIGDRGLAKVTVESTPRFIELGTVTEVRTEPDIDYRINQGVTKKREQSKVFKLTNLEDKANLKTVIGAAYRQIFERDIAPYIIKNEFSVLETKLSNGDITVKEFIEGLGTSSLYTREFYTPYPNTKVIELGTKHFLGRAPLDQAEIQKYNQILATQGLKVFITALVGSAEYVEAFGEDTVPYNRYLTFPAANYPNTQRLYNTLTKQNRDLVVPSFEPVKPRTSGTNSLSAASDSPSAASYVGSGRSYATQSVEAIALRSTQPARIYRLSAGMNAVEVAAVIHAIYGQVMEVAEASVAQFRQPDLEQQFRQGSLTVREFVRALASSEAYRDRFLVPYPDLKVVEFLFRHLLGRSPATSVEIQQYTGLVANQGLKVAVDSLINSAEYARYFGEDVVPYKRYPSA is encoded by the coding sequence ATGAGTGTTAAAGCAAGTGGTGGAAGCTCAGTTGCACGCCCTAACCTTTACCAAACCTTAGCCGTCGCAACCATTTCTCAAGCTGAACAGCAAGACCGCTTCCCTGGGAAAGGTGAATTAGACGCGCTGTCAACTTATTTCAATTCCGGTTTGAAGCGTCTGGCGATCGCGGAAACCCTCACCAGAAATTCAGACATTATTGTGTCACGGGCGGCGAATAGCATCTTTACAGGTGGCTCCCCGATGGCATTTCTGGAAAAGCCGCCTGCCGAAGAAGTTGTCATGACCAAGGGTGGAACCGCGATGACCACCCAGGAAGGCATGAAATTAGGGACTGTTACCTTTGTCGATACCAAAACGGGTGGTGGTGGACTTCTGGGTGGGATTCGCTCGGTCTTTCTGACTCCCGATAGTGGCCCCGCTCCTGCTGGTTTCCGACCGATTAACATTGCCCGGTATGGCCCCAGCAATATGGCCAAATCCTTACGGGACTTAAGCTGGTTCCTGCGCTACACAACTTATGCGATCGTGGCCGGAGATCCCAACATCCTCTCGGTGAACGTGCGGGGACTGCGGGAAATTATTGAACGGGCCTGCTCTGGCGAAGCGACGATCGTGGCATTACAGAAGATGCGATCGGCGGCTTTGACCTACTTCCGGGGTGATGCGGATGCTGAAGAGATTGTCAGCCAGTATTTTGATGTGCTGATTACGGAATTTAAGGGAGCTACCCCTTCCGATAAACTGCGCCAACGTCCTTCCACAGACCTGCAAGGTTTACAGCTGCCTCAGATCTATTTCAATGCTGCTGAGCGCCGTCCCAAGTTCGTGATGAAACCGGGCCTCTCTGCTTCGGAAAAGAATGAAGTGGTGAAAGCGGCCTATCGGCAGGTGTTTGAACGGGACATTACTCGCGCTTACTCCCTGGGTATTTCTGACCTGGAATCTAAAGTCAAGAACGGCGAAATCTCTATGAAGGAGTTCATTCGTCGGTTGGCGAAATCTCCTCTCTACCGCAAAAACTTCTTTGAGCCTTACATCAACAGCCGTGCTCTGGAACTGGCTTTCCGTCATATTCTGGGTCGCGGGCCAAGCTCACGGGAAGAAGTGCAGCGCTACTTCGACATCGTTTCCAAGGGTGGACTGCCCAAGCTGGTGGATGCCCTGGTCGATTCCAAAGAATATGCAGATTACTTTGGTGAAGAAACGGTTCCCTACCTGCGGGGATTGGGTCAGGAAGCTCAAGAATGCCGCAACTGGGGACCGCAACAGGATCTGTTTAAGTACAGTGCGCCGTTCCGGAAGGTGCCTCAGTTCCTGACGACCTTTGCGTCCTACGATCGCCCCTTGCCCGACCAGCACCCCTACGGTTCTGGCAACGACAACCTGGAAATTCAATTCGGTGCCATCTTCCCGAAAGAAACCCGCAATCCCAGTGCCAGCCCTGCTCCCTTCAGCAAAGATGCTCGTCGGATTCTAATTAACCGTGGCCCTGGCATTAATAACCAGTTGAGCAATCCTGGAGCTAGAGGGGTTGCTCCCGGTACTCTAGGACCGAAGGTGTTTAAGCTGGATCAAATTCCCAGCTTTGCCGGGTTGACTCGACGCGGTATCTTTGGCGAAAGCAGCCGTGCTTCCGACAGTCGGGGCAGCAGCATCAAGTTTTCTGAGAGTTCGACTCAGGCGGTGATTAAGGCTGCTTACCTGCAGGTGTTTGGCCGTGATGTGTATGACGGTCAGCGCCTGAAAGTTGCCGAAATCAAGCTGGAAAACGGTGAAATTACGGTACGGGAATTTGTCCGGCAATTGGCAAAATCTCCTACCTTCCGGAGTCTGTACTGGACTCCGCTGTATGTGATGAAGGCGGTTGAATACATCCACCGTCGGCTATTGGGTCGTCCTACTTACGGTCGTCAAGAAACCAACAAGTACTTTGATATCTGTGCCAAGAAGGGATTTTATGCCCTGATTGATGCCATCATCGACAGCCAGGAATACGCGGAAGCCTTCGGAGAGGACACCGTTCCTTACGAACGCTATCTGACTCCAGCTGGGGTTGCTCTGCGATCGCTGCGCACAGGCTCCATTGGCGATCGCGGTCTGGCGAAGGTGACTGTCGAATCCACGCCACGCTTCATCGAACTGGGTACCGTCACCGAAGTGCGGACTGAACCCGATATCGATTACCGGATTAACCAGGGCGTAACCAAGAAGCGGGAGCAAAGCAAGGTCTTTAAGCTCACCAACCTGGAAGACAAGGCCAACCTCAAGACCGTCATTGGTGCCGCCTATCGGCAAATCTTTGAACGGGATATTGCGCCTTACATCATTAAGAATGAGTTCTCCGTTCTGGAAACCAAGCTGAGTAATGGCGACATCACCGTCAAGGAATTCATCGAAGGCTTGGGGACTTCCAGCCTCTACACCCGTGAGTTCTACACCCCCTATCCCAACACCAAAGTGATTGAGTTAGGGACGAAGCACTTCCTGGGTCGTGCGCCATTGGATCAGGCAGAGATCCAGAAGTACAACCAGATTCTGGCTACTCAGGGTCTGAAAGTTTTTATCACGGCTCTGGTTGGTTCTGCGGAATACGTCGAAGCCTTTGGAGAAGACACGGTTCCTTACAATCGCTACCTCACTTTCCCAGCCGCGAACTATCCCAATACGCAACGGCTGTACAACACATTGACGAAGCAAAACCGGGATCTGGTCGTGCCCAGCTTTGAACCCGTCAAGCCTCGTACCAGTGGCACCAATAGCTTATCGGCTGCTTCCGATAGTCCTTCTGCCGCCTCCTATGTGGGATCGGGTCGTTCTTATGCCACTCAGTCTGTAGAGGCGATCGCACTTCGGAGTACTCAACCCGCTCGGATTTATCGCCTCTCTGCCGGGATGAATGCGGTTGAAGTGGCTGCGGTGATCCATGCTATCTACGGCCAGGTGATGGAAGTTGCTGAAGCATCAGTAGCCCAATTCCGTCAACCCGACCTGGAGCAGCAATTCCGGCAAGGTTCTCTGACGGTGCGGGAGTTTGTCAGAGCGCTGGCCAGTTCAGAGGCTTACCGCGATCGCTTCCTGGTGCCCTATCCCGACCTGAAAGTTGTGGAATTCCTGTTCCGCCACCTGTTGGGACGCTCTCCGGCAACCTCTGTTGAAATTCAGCAGTACACCGGGTTAGTGGCTAATCAGGGTCTGAAAGTAGCGGTTGATTCCTTGATCAACAGCGCTGAATATGCCCGCTACTTTGGGGAAGACGTGGTTCCCTACAAGCGCTATCCCTCAGCATAA
- a CDS encoding class I SAM-dependent methyltransferase: MSEEQTISRAVAKLYDTYPFPPEPLLDEPPPGYNWRWNWVTAYNFCTGRKPDKQDIRILDAGCGTGVGTEYLVHLNPQAHVIGIDLSAGALAVAKERCRRSGADRVEFHHLSLFDANNLPGEFDLINCVGVLHHTPDPIRGIQTLAMKLKPGGLMHIFVYAEMGRWEIKLMQEAIALLQGPNRGDYEDGVKVGRQIFAALPENNRLVRREKERWSLENQRDENFADMYVHPQEIDYTIDTLFDLIDASGLEFIGFSNPRTWDLAALLGKEPELLQRAEGLDDRQRYHLIELLNPEAITHYEFFLARPPLPRMDWSSDTALSQAIPERNPCMEGWPSRSLFNEDYQVVQLTPEEFEFLQACDTNLSRKTVQEILANNAFNLNHVRSLLNQRLILLTPGR, translated from the coding sequence ATGTCAGAAGAACAAACCATCAGTCGTGCGGTTGCCAAACTTTACGATACGTATCCCTTCCCGCCCGAACCCTTACTGGATGAACCGCCTCCAGGGTATAACTGGCGCTGGAATTGGGTAACTGCTTACAACTTCTGTACCGGACGCAAGCCGGACAAACAGGACATCCGGATTCTGGATGCAGGATGTGGGACGGGTGTGGGGACGGAATATTTGGTACATCTCAATCCGCAAGCCCATGTGATTGGGATTGACCTGAGTGCAGGAGCATTGGCGGTGGCGAAAGAGCGCTGTCGGCGATCGGGTGCAGACCGGGTGGAATTCCATCACCTGAGTTTGTTTGATGCTAACAATCTACCAGGAGAGTTTGATTTGATTAATTGTGTGGGCGTGCTGCATCACACTCCCGATCCGATTCGGGGCATTCAAACCCTGGCGATGAAGCTGAAACCGGGTGGCCTGATGCACATCTTTGTTTATGCCGAGATGGGTCGCTGGGAAATTAAATTAATGCAGGAGGCGATCGCCCTGCTCCAGGGGCCGAATCGGGGTGACTATGAAGATGGGGTGAAAGTCGGTCGCCAAATTTTTGCCGCTTTACCGGAGAATAACCGTCTGGTGCGACGAGAAAAGGAACGCTGGTCACTGGAGAATCAGCGGGATGAAAATTTTGCTGATATGTATGTGCATCCCCAGGAGATCGACTACACGATCGACACGCTATTTGATTTGATTGATGCCTCCGGGCTAGAGTTTATTGGCTTCTCCAATCCCCGCACCTGGGATTTAGCGGCATTATTGGGCAAGGAACCGGAGTTACTCCAGCGGGCGGAGGGATTGGACGATCGCCAGCGTTACCACTTAATCGAGTTACTCAATCCCGAAGCCATTACCCACTACGAATTCTTTCTGGCTCGTCCACCTCTGCCCAGAATGGATTGGAGTTCTGATACCGCCCTCTCCCAGGCGATTCCTGAGCGGAATCCCTGCATGGAAGGCTGGCCCAGCCGCAGTTTGTTTAACGAAGACTATCAGGTGGTTCAACTAACTCCAGAAGAATTTGAATTTCTGCAAGCCTGCGACACAAATCTTAGCCGTAAGACCGTACAGGAAATTCTGGCTAACAATGCCTTCAATCTCAATCACGTCCGATCTTTGCTGAATCAGCGGCTAATTTTGTTAACTCCAGGACGTTAA
- a CDS encoding ATP synthase subunit I: MTTSETPDAAQANPLSEEPNASMQEFYQLQQELLLTTIVLTGVIFGFVWVFYSLNIALNYLLGACTGVVYLKVLARNVEQLGRQRKQLGKSHLAIFIGLIIVATQWNQLYVLPCFLGFLTYKGTLLIYMFRSLMPSDSR, from the coding sequence ATGACCACATCTGAAACACCGGATGCTGCTCAGGCTAATCCTTTATCGGAGGAGCCGAATGCATCCATGCAAGAGTTCTACCAGTTGCAGCAAGAACTACTCCTGACCACGATCGTGCTCACAGGGGTAATCTTCGGCTTTGTCTGGGTGTTCTACTCCTTAAACATCGCTCTGAATTATTTACTAGGAGCGTGCACAGGTGTGGTTTACTTGAAAGTGTTGGCCAGAAACGTTGAGCAACTTGGTAGGCAGAGAAAGCAGTTAGGCAAGTCTCACCTTGCGATTTTTATTGGGCTGATTATAGTAGCAACCCAATGGAATCAGCTATATGTGCTGCCTTGTTTTTTAGGTTTTCTCACCTATAAAGGGACTCTACTGATTTATATGTTTCGCAGCTTAATGCCCTCAGACTCTCGCTAG
- the atpB gene encoding F0F1 ATP synthase subunit A: MLSFLTIPTLPLASLEVGHHFYWHIGNLKVHGQVFLVSWIVIGLLVIASIAATRNIQRVPQGIQNLMEYAFEFVREIAKNQLGEKEYRPWLPFIGTLFLFIFVSNWSGALVPWKLIKLPEGELAAPTNDINTTVALALLVSLAYFYAGFRKKGLGYFAKYIQPTPVLLPIAILEDFTKPLSLSFRLFGNILADELVVAVLVLLVPLFVPLPVMLLGLFTSAIQALVFSTLAGAYIHEALEGHGGEEHEAH, translated from the coding sequence ATGTTAAGTTTTCTCACTATTCCCACGCTTCCTCTCGCCAGTTTAGAGGTCGGGCACCACTTTTACTGGCATATCGGCAATCTTAAAGTTCACGGACAGGTCTTTCTGGTGTCGTGGATTGTGATTGGCTTGCTGGTGATTGCCTCGATCGCCGCGACTCGCAATATCCAGCGGGTTCCCCAGGGAATTCAAAACCTGATGGAGTATGCGTTTGAGTTTGTGCGAGAGATCGCCAAAAACCAACTGGGCGAAAAAGAATATCGCCCCTGGTTGCCGTTTATTGGTACGCTCTTCCTATTTATTTTTGTCTCCAATTGGTCGGGAGCCTTAGTCCCCTGGAAGTTGATTAAGCTTCCTGAAGGGGAACTGGCTGCCCCCACCAACGACATCAACACGACGGTGGCATTGGCTTTGCTGGTATCGCTGGCCTACTTCTATGCCGGATTTCGCAAAAAGGGTCTGGGCTATTTCGCGAAATATATCCAACCCACACCAGTTCTGCTACCGATCGCCATCTTAGAAGACTTCACCAAGCCGCTATCCCTAAGCTTCCGTCTTTTCGGGAACATCCTGGCAGACGAGTTGGTGGTAGCTGTGCTGGTTCTCCTGGTGCCTCTGTTTGTGCCGTTGCCAGTGATGTTGCTGGGCTTGTTTACTAGCGCGATTCAGGCACTGGTATTTTCCACCCTGGCTGGTGCTTACATCCATGAGGCACTGGAAGGACACGGAGGAGAAGAGCATGAGGCGCATTAG
- the atpE gene encoding ATP synthase F0 subunit C codes for MNPMIASASVLAAALAIGLAAIGPGIGQGNASGSAVEGIARQPEAEGKIRGTLLLTLAFMESLTIYGLVIALVLLFANPFS; via the coding sequence ATGAATCCAATGATCGCTTCTGCGTCTGTTCTGGCTGCTGCTCTGGCCATTGGTCTGGCTGCGATCGGCCCTGGTATCGGTCAAGGAAATGCTTCTGGTTCTGCAGTAGAAGGGATTGCTCGTCAGCCCGAAGCAGAAGGCAAAATCCGGGGTACTCTCCTGCTGACTCTGGCGTTCATGGAGTCTTTGACCATCTACGGTCTGGTTATCGCGCTGGTATTGCTGTTCGCGAACCCCTTCTCCTAA
- a CDS encoding F0F1 ATP synthase subunit B' yields the protein MFDFDATLPLMAVQFLILVAILNAVFYKPLMKAIDERNDYIRRTQVEAQERLSKAQNLAQQYEQELADTRKQSQALVAAAQADAQKIVAQKIAEAQEEARLQREQAQKELDQQKQEALRSLEQEVDALSHQILTKLLGTAA from the coding sequence ATGTTTGATTTCGATGCAACTCTGCCGCTGATGGCAGTGCAGTTTCTGATCCTGGTCGCGATTCTGAATGCCGTTTTCTACAAGCCGTTGATGAAGGCGATCGACGAGCGGAATGATTACATCCGTCGCACGCAAGTAGAAGCGCAGGAACGGTTATCGAAGGCGCAAAATCTGGCTCAACAGTATGAGCAAGAATTGGCTGATACCCGCAAGCAATCGCAGGCGTTGGTGGCAGCGGCCCAGGCGGATGCTCAAAAGATTGTGGCGCAGAAAATTGCTGAAGCTCAGGAAGAAGCCCGATTGCAACGGGAACAGGCTCAGAAAGAGCTAGACCAGCAGAAGCAGGAAGCGCTGCGTTCGCTTGAACAGGAAGTGGATGCATTGAGTCATCAGATACTGACAAAACTCCTGGGCACAGCCGCTTAA
- a CDS encoding F0F1 ATP synthase subunit B, with protein MGSIFWLIAEVGAATSEEGGFGINFDILETNIINLAIVIAILVYFGRSFLGKVLAERRSNIEAEITEAEQRKQQAAAALADEQQKLAQAQQEAARIRAQAEERATAARKAILDQSEKDIQRLRESVNQDVNTERDRAIAELRQQIAALALQKAESELPSRLNDDVQRNIIDRSIAMLGGAS; from the coding sequence ATGGGAAGTATTTTTTGGTTAATTGCAGAAGTCGGAGCGGCAACTTCTGAAGAAGGTGGGTTTGGCATAAACTTCGATATTCTGGAAACGAATATTATTAACCTGGCGATCGTGATCGCGATCCTGGTCTATTTTGGTCGCAGTTTCTTAGGGAAGGTACTCGCTGAACGTCGCTCTAATATTGAGGCCGAGATTACGGAAGCGGAGCAGCGCAAGCAACAAGCCGCCGCCGCCTTGGCCGATGAACAGCAAAAACTGGCTCAGGCTCAGCAAGAAGCCGCTCGCATCCGCGCCCAGGCTGAAGAACGGGCAACGGCTGCGCGAAAAGCCATTCTGGATCAATCTGAGAAAGATATTCAGCGGCTGCGGGAATCAGTCAACCAGGATGTGAACACGGAGCGCGATCGTGCGATCGCGGAACTGCGCCAGCAAATTGCGGCTCTGGCGTTACAAAAGGCGGAATCCGAACTGCCTTCTCGCCTCAATGATGACGTGCAGAGAAACATTATTGACCGCAGTATTGCCATGCTTGGAGGTGCTTCATGA